A stretch of the Petroclostridium xylanilyticum genome encodes the following:
- a CDS encoding recombinase family protein — MPLAYGISGTSTKNRTGFNKLIEDCMAGKIDLVLTKSISRFARNTLDCIQYIRKLKEKNIGVFFEKENVNTLDSTGEFLITILGSLAQEESRSLSTNTRWGVVRRFEKGQVMVNHNKFLGYTKNEAGELVIVPEEAEIVRLIFRLYLEGLSITQIKKYLEENGIKTVTGKNQWSTTTINNMLSNEKYMGDALLQKSYTVDYLTKKRVKNNGIVPQYYVEDSHPAIISKDLFHRIQEEKARRANLKKSADKRVKTDSGKYSSIYALTELLTCGECGKPYRRASWTAYSEKRIVWRCLNRLEYGKKHCQKSPTIDEDVLHRAIMDAFNSLIQDKGDFMDTIQSNIQLVMGNRAKQMDIAKIEERISELKKEMIGFVEENARCGADNTDFDEHYAKISAELKELQKIKTQYTEQQARQDSFQRRIEDMKKFLNAAECKLSNFDNQLVRQLIQSIKVMSKEKIIIKFKSGLEMEQELSKK, encoded by the coding sequence GTGCCCTTAGCCTATGGGATATCCGGCACCAGCACAAAAAACAGGACAGGATTCAATAAATTGATTGAAGACTGCATGGCAGGCAAGATTGACCTGGTGCTGACAAAATCCATCAGCCGTTTTGCACGAAACACCCTTGACTGCATTCAATACATACGGAAACTGAAAGAAAAAAACATCGGCGTGTTCTTCGAAAAAGAGAACGTCAACACCCTGGACAGCACCGGAGAATTTCTCATCACCATCCTCGGAAGCCTGGCCCAGGAAGAAAGCCGTTCCTTAAGCACCAACACAAGGTGGGGCGTTGTCCGCCGATTTGAAAAAGGACAGGTTATGGTCAATCATAATAAGTTTTTAGGTTATACAAAGAATGAGGCCGGAGAGCTGGTGATAGTGCCGGAGGAAGCAGAAATTGTAAGGCTGATTTTCAGGCTGTATTTAGAGGGACTAAGCATCACCCAAATAAAAAAATACCTGGAGGAAAACGGCATTAAAACCGTTACCGGAAAAAATCAATGGTCTACAACTACCATTAACAACATGCTCTCCAATGAGAAGTACATGGGAGATGCCTTGCTGCAAAAAAGCTACACCGTAGACTATCTCACAAAGAAAAGAGTTAAAAACAATGGAATTGTCCCACAATATTATGTGGAGGACAGCCATCCGGCCATCATTTCCAAAGACTTGTTTCACCGGATACAGGAAGAAAAAGCACGCCGGGCCAACCTTAAAAAATCTGCCGATAAAAGAGTCAAAACCGACAGCGGGAAATACAGCTCAATATATGCTCTCACCGAATTGTTGACATGCGGGGAGTGCGGCAAGCCTTATAGACGGGCATCCTGGACAGCATACAGTGAGAAAAGGATTGTCTGGCGGTGCTTAAACAGGCTGGAGTACGGGAAAAAACACTGCCAAAAGTCTCCGACCATTGATGAAGATGTTTTGCATAGAGCCATTATGGATGCATTCAACTCGCTTATACAGGATAAGGGAGATTTTATGGACACTATACAGTCCAACATTCAGCTGGTGATGGGCAACCGAGCCAAGCAGATGGACATAGCAAAAATTGAGGAGAGGATCTCGGAATTAAAAAAAGAGATGATAGGCTTCGTAGAGGAAAATGCAAGATGTGGAGCAGATAATACAGACTTTGATGAGCACTATGCCAAAATCTCCGCCGAGTTAAAAGAGCTTCAGAAGATAAAAACGCAGTATACCGAGCAACAAGCCAGGCAAGACAGCTTCCAGCGAAGAATCGAGGATATGAAGAAGTTCCTGAACGCCGCAGAATGTAAATTATCAAATTTTGACAACCAGCTTGTCAGGCAGCTTATACAAAGCATCAAGGTCATGTCAAAGGAGAAGATTATCATAAAATTTAAATCGGGTTTGGAGATGGAGCAGGAGCTGAGCAAAAAATAA
- a CDS encoding ABC-three component system middle component 7, with protein MIVPNKITPYKKSIIGKIPIVLEMLKQCAKSPTELWEDTQNQFEDINEFILTLDVAFVLGAIEYLKGNRVIKYVKTDNM; from the coding sequence ATGATTGTTCCAAACAAAATTACACCTTATAAAAAAAGTATTATAGGCAAAATTCCTATTGTACTTGAGATGCTTAAGCAATGTGCGAAAAGTCCGACGGAATTATGGGAGGATACTCAAAATCAATTCGAAGATATAAACGAATTTATATTAACGCTTGATGTCGCATTTGTACTTGGCGCTATAGAATATTTGAAAGGTAATCGGGTGATTAAATATGTTAAGACAGATAATATGTGA
- a CDS encoding ABC-three component system protein yields MSNSRKTYSANEQLLLYTQVEGICPICTKPLYYEKNGQIHKKYEIAHIYPLNPTPKEVELLKNEKRLSIDVNSLDNVIPLCPDCHEKFDKPRTIEEYRMLYKIKESLIQKSKIMNTYSYFNIEDEIRVVLQKLNLESGELAKLEYTALKVEQKSDNTLPLLLKKQIINDVTEYFKFIQSIFVEIDKECPEKFNTLAMQIKGFYYKCRQTTQSQEDIYHSIVAWIHNKTGKYSLRACEIIVSFFIQDCEVFS; encoded by the coding sequence GTGAGCAATTCTAGAAAAACTTATTCAGCTAATGAACAGCTGTTATTGTACACGCAAGTCGAGGGAATTTGTCCGATTTGCACAAAGCCTTTGTACTATGAAAAAAACGGCCAGATTCATAAAAAGTATGAAATAGCTCATATATACCCTCTAAACCCTACTCCAAAGGAAGTTGAACTTTTAAAAAATGAAAAGCGGCTTAGCATCGATGTAAACAGCTTGGATAATGTTATACCGCTTTGTCCTGATTGCCATGAGAAATTTGACAAGCCACGCACTATTGAAGAGTACCGCATGCTGTATAAAATAAAGGAATCTCTCATACAAAAAAGCAAGATTATGAATACATATTCTTATTTTAATATTGAAGATGAAATAAGAGTTGTATTGCAAAAATTAAATTTGGAGAGCGGTGAACTGGCTAAGCTGGAGTATACCGCTTTAAAGGTGGAGCAAAAATCAGACAATACTCTTCCTTTGCTGCTGAAAAAGCAAATTATTAATGATGTTACGGAATACTTCAAGTTTATTCAAAGCATTTTTGTAGAAATTGACAAAGAATGCCCAGAAAAATTCAATACTTTGGCAATGCAGATAAAGGGCTTTTATTATAAGTGCAGGCAGACTACACAGAGCCAAGAAGATATTTACCATAGCATTGTTGCTTGGATACATAATAAAACGGGGAAATACTCTTTAAGGGCATGTGAAATCATTGTATCTTTTTTTATTCAAGACTGCGAGGTGTTCTCATGA
- a CDS encoding type IV toxin-antitoxin system AbiEi family antitoxin domain-containing protein: MDYSAKLHNLIKKHNGVISTRFVTEAGIPRTYLSEFVRKGVLERLERGIYIARDCYDDEMYRFQMRFKQAIFSHETALYFHNLTDRDPLVYSVTVKTGMNTKSLRNSGAKVYSIKPELYELGSTTAATPYNRVVRTYDMERTICDIIRSRSQMDIEILTDALKRYTTRKDKNLPQLMRYADKFRITNVLRKYLEVLL; encoded by the coding sequence ATGGATTATTCTGCTAAACTTCATAATTTAATTAAAAAGCATAATGGCGTCATTTCTACAAGGTTTGTAACTGAGGCAGGTATTCCAAGAACCTATCTTTCTGAATTTGTAAGGAAAGGAGTATTAGAGCGTTTAGAGCGTGGAATTTATATTGCTCGCGACTGCTACGATGATGAAATGTACCGTTTTCAGATGAGGTTCAAGCAAGCAATTTTTTCTCATGAAACAGCACTGTATTTTCACAATCTTACAGATAGAGATCCGCTTGTATATTCAGTAACCGTAAAGACGGGAATGAATACAAAGAGTCTGCGAAATAGCGGAGCTAAAGTATATTCTATAAAACCGGAGTTGTATGAACTGGGTTCTACAACAGCAGCAACACCTTATAATCGTGTAGTGAGAACTTATGATATGGAGCGAACAATTTGCGATATTATCAGAAGCCGGAGTCAAATGGATATTGAAATTTTAACTGACGCTTTAAAAAGATATACAACACGCAAAGATAAGAACCTTCCACAGCTTATGCGTTATGCAGATAAATTCAGGATCACTAATGTTTTGCGAAAATACCTGGAGGTGCTGCTATGA
- a CDS encoding DUF2326 domain-containing protein, protein MLRQIICDKFREPILTFKAGLNAVIGDEVASNSIGKSSILMIIDFVFGGDSYIKANKDAVENLGHHEFKFSFVFGEEELFFSRGTKDYKYTTICDGNYNPVKTIKTDEYTAMLKEKYQITLKDISFRNIVGRYTRVYGKENLNEKKPLQYFDKEPKKESILALIKLFDKYQSIKEYELQIDKLTEEKNVLMKAIKNEFIPKVTKAIFNQNEKKIAELTAQLEKVKKDIIGVSVDIDALLTKDILELKSEKSQLVRQYNIYENRLKRTKHNINQEKLNIDPELARLAEFFPSINLEKIKEIDGFHNSLTGILKEELKKSELELTKQIKCILSDIEKVDRKIEEKLNIKNAPKYTYEKVIDLSAQIQQLNDENSFYTKRKSLEDALASAKSDLAEIRSSIVADICSQINNRMNEINKLIYPDNRRAPTLSIDGENYIFATFGDTGTGTAYANLITFDLALLDLTCLPIVIHDLPLLKNIQNEAIENIIKIYVAHKKQIFIAIDKIHTYNEETAETLEKNKFLSLSKDKTLFVLNWKSDS, encoded by the coding sequence ATGTTAAGACAGATAATATGTGATAAGTTTAGAGAACCAATACTTACATTTAAGGCTGGCTTGAATGCAGTAATTGGTGATGAAGTGGCCTCAAATTCCATTGGTAAATCCTCCATACTGATGATTATTGATTTTGTCTTTGGCGGAGATAGCTATATAAAAGCAAATAAAGATGCCGTAGAAAATCTCGGACACCATGAGTTTAAATTTTCATTTGTTTTTGGTGAAGAAGAGCTATTTTTTTCAAGAGGTACTAAAGATTACAAATACACAACAATTTGCGATGGCAATTATAATCCTGTTAAAACTATAAAGACTGATGAATATACAGCCATGCTAAAGGAAAAATATCAGATTACACTAAAAGATATATCTTTTAGAAATATAGTTGGCCGGTATACCAGAGTATATGGAAAAGAAAACTTAAATGAGAAAAAGCCGCTGCAATATTTTGATAAAGAACCAAAAAAAGAATCTATACTGGCATTAATTAAGCTTTTTGACAAATACCAGAGCATTAAGGAATATGAGCTGCAAATTGATAAATTAACAGAAGAAAAGAATGTTTTGATGAAAGCTATTAAAAACGAATTTATTCCAAAGGTAACAAAGGCTATTTTTAATCAGAATGAAAAGAAAATTGCTGAGCTGACTGCTCAATTGGAAAAGGTGAAGAAGGATATCATCGGTGTATCAGTCGATATTGACGCTTTGCTGACAAAGGACATATTAGAGCTAAAATCTGAGAAAAGCCAGCTTGTTAGGCAGTATAATATATATGAAAACAGATTGAAAAGGACAAAACATAATATAAATCAAGAAAAATTAAATATCGATCCGGAACTTGCTAGGTTAGCTGAATTTTTCCCAAGCATAAATTTGGAAAAGATCAAAGAAATCGATGGGTTTCATAATTCTTTAACAGGAATTTTAAAGGAAGAATTAAAAAAATCTGAATTGGAGCTGACCAAACAGATTAAATGTATTTTAAGCGATATAGAAAAAGTAGACAGAAAAATTGAAGAAAAGTTAAATATAAAAAATGCACCAAAATATACCTATGAGAAAGTTATTGATCTTTCTGCGCAAATACAGCAATTGAACGATGAAAACAGCTTTTATACAAAAAGAAAATCACTTGAAGATGCTCTAGCATCAGCTAAAAGTGATTTGGCAGAAATAAGGAGCAGCATTGTTGCTGATATCTGCAGTCAGATTAACAACAGAATGAATGAAATAAATAAGCTTATTTATCCGGATAACCGCAGAGCACCTACCCTGAGTATTGATGGGGAGAACTATATTTTTGCTACTTTTGGCGATACAGGTACAGGCACGGCCTATGCCAATTTAATTACTTTTGACTTGGCATTATTAGATCTAACCTGCTTACCTATAGTCATACATGACTTGCCTCTGCTAAAAAATATACAAAATGAGGCAATAGAAAATATTATAAAAATATATGTAGCTCATAAGAAGCAAATATTTATTGCTATAGATAAAATCCATACTTATAATGAAGAAACTGCTGAAACTTTGGAAAAAAATAAGTTTTTGAGTTTATCGAAGGACAAAACCTTGTTTGTTTTAAATTGGAAAAGCGATAGTTAA